A single window of Channa argus isolate prfri chromosome 2, Channa argus male v1.0, whole genome shotgun sequence DNA harbors:
- the mesd gene encoding LRP chaperone MESD, producing MATDFRWRCVVLMFCTYLLCILATSTKEKSKIKKDIRDYNDADMARLLEQWEKDDDIEEGDLPEHRRSPPPIDFSKVDPSKPEDLLKMSKKGRTLMVFATVSGDPTEKETEEITGLWQGSLFNANFDIQRFVVGSNRVIFMLRDGSLAWEVKDFLVAQDRCMDVTVEGQVFPGKAAKKDDAKYKKQNEVNSKKKSKKKVESKKPDLEGNSASHLKQEL from the exons ATGGCGACCGACTTCAGGTGGAGATGTGTGGTTTTGATGTTCTGCACATATTTGCTTTGTATTTTAGCGACTAGCACTAAAGAGAAGTCTAAGATAAAGAAAGATATACGAGATTACAATGATGCAGACATGGCCCGGCTGCTGGAACAGTGGGAG AAAGACGATGACATTGAGGAAGGCGACCTACCAGAGCACAGAAGGTCTCCACCCCCCATCGATTTCTCCAAGGTGGACCCTTCAAAACCAGAGGACCTTCTCAAGATGTCTAAGAAAGGCAGGACTCTGATGGTTTTTGCTACAGTGTCAGGGGACCCaactgaaaaagaaactgaGGAGATCACGGGCCTGTGGCAGGGCAGCCTCTTCAATGCCAACTTTGATATTCAGAG GTTTGTCGTGGGTTCCAACAGGGTGATCTTCATGCTGCGGGATGGCAGTCTGGCCTGGGAGGTCAAAGACTTTCTTGTGGCTCAGGACCGCTGCATGGACGTTACTGTGGAAGGACAGGTGTTCCCCGGGAAGGCTGCCAAGAAGGATGATGCCAAATATAAAAAGCAGAATGAAGTCAATAGCAAGAAGAAGAGCAAGAAGAAGGTGGAGAGTAAGAAGCCGGACTTGGAGGGCAACAGTGCAAGCCATCTGAAACAGGAGCTGTGA